In Podarcis raffonei isolate rPodRaf1 chromosome 8, rPodRaf1.pri, whole genome shotgun sequence, the genomic window tgagaagctgtttaaaaaacgccctaatctgaaatacctacgcatttggggttcagatgtaattatgcattatcccgctaagcagaaattgggtgaacgtagtgtccagggaaaattaatgggctaccagcagggggcgtacagaatttacataccagcaactggcaaatttcatattaccagaagtatgatacaaactgtaaattggaatggagttgctgtcttccaagatactgatggtatagataatactgaggaagaagaggaagaagcagcagcagcaggaaatggtgcttctgaattaatggaaaaagacaaaaagtctgttgaatctgatttgtttgatgatttaaagtcacaggcacccaaggggaggttagattctcttgagttttctgaccgtgagcttagcctacaggcatctcttcaatctgacaatgatttacaacctgaaactagtggttcacttagtcccattaagtctgaggagtctgactctccttccggactgagacgttcagatagaaagagacagaagccacaacgttttgcagatgaacattttaatactgtgtatgccaataaggcagtttttgagccaaaaagctacaatgatgttcagaaattacctaagcaacaagctgcaaattggtataaagctatgaactctgagatagcttctttaaaagagcataacacttggtctcttgtaccacaaaccccagatatgagacttattgattcaaaatgggtttatagagttaaaatgaatgacaaaaatgaagttgtaaggtacaaagcaagattagttgctatgggttttcaacaaattccaggtgaAGATTATGTTTTGTGTTATTCACtaagtgtaaaatatgaaacagttaagcttttgttaaaagatgcatcacaatgtggaaaagcccactatgcaatgtttctctactcttaagagagtggtaatgtaccttaaacacaccaaacattataggttgcagtttacatcaagtattgacaaaggttacacatgaaaaacatgtacaaagtatgctttatgtttttgttccacaatgatgaaccgcaggggaaatgttgaatggtttctttaaatgtaaaggttcatcattgttccacccaatgtgtatgtctttaaggggccagagcaagggccagagtaagataacgagacccagctttacagctgtgaaacgtagcaggtgctgctgagttgtatttgattaaggtgtgtcagcttttgggtgtagtatataaggagcagcacctagctctcccattaccctgggggatgggttggtggttgggtctggtttggttgttaatgtatttagtgtaaaaggagtttttgtttttcttattaaaaccttgtttaagttatttttgagtcctttctttttaatgcatggtctccccagcaagctctctgcagcgctatcatactgcaaacagccaacatgcagatctctcaggaccggtgttatgtcgTCCCggcggtcactcccagtcaccagtttagctgccgcattctggattaattgcagtttccgggtcaccttcaaaggtagccccacgtagagcgcattgcagtagtccaagcgggagataacattAGAACCCTCCCAACTCCTCCTTAAAAACAAATGACCTCAGAAGATGCAGTGGCAAGATGGGGAAGGAGATGGCTGGAAGGGAGCACATCCTCAGCAGAGTTACTCAGCACCAGGAGGGCAGGATGAGTTGTTTGACCCGATTAGCAACTTTCTCAGTAGTCAAAACCTTTTcctgcttctttctttccttctgttgtttttcttttaatgtgtTAGCAAAAACGGCTAAGATTAGAATGGAGGAAGTGAATTGGCATTGAAGAGCTTCCTCATTGTTTGTTTTTTCGATCCTGGAAACAGCTGTCAGTCACatccacattccccccccccggggtcaCCAAGTTGCTATATGCACATTTGCCCAGCAGACAATGCGGAGATGCTGGTGGTGTTTAGAGGAAGCGTGCAGATTTTGGAGGCATCGCACCTTGGCCTTGTGAGGGGCTGGGTGCTGCGAGGAAAGtgctcacctcacctcaaaatcTTCACCTGCGTTTTTTCAGCTAATGTGATCTGAAAGCAAAAGCATTTAAGTTGCTGTTCACTGTcaggatttgtgtgtgtgagcaCCAAATTAAAAAGTTGTTctgctccattttttaaaaaaagttttaatttatGCATCTCCTGTTtaacttagggacgcgggtggcgctgtgggttaaaccacagagcctaggacttgccgatcagaaggtcggcggttcgaatccccacgacggggtgagctcccgttgttcggtccctgctcctgccaacctagcagttcgaaagcacatcaaagtgcaagtagataaataggtaccactccggcgggaaggtaaactgcgtttccgtgcgctgctctggttcgccagaagcggcttagtcatgctggccacatgacccagaagctgtacgccggctccctcggccaataaagcgagatgagcgccgcaaccccagagtcgtccgtgactggacctaatggtcaggagtccctttaccttttacctgtttAACTTGCTGACAAAAGGAGCTAATGTCTTGGAATTAAGAACAGGTGTAATAAGAAGCCAcgagggggaaaataataattaaagagtGGGGAAcaattttggaatatctgaaaaatTATGGTATGCAAGTAAGTGCATTAGTAGGGTTAACTTAAGCAGTTAAAATTATTTTCAAGGTAAATTGCAGAATAACTTAAAAATGGAGTAAAGTGGAAAATGCAGTGTTAAAAATTTAAATAGGACAAGAAACCACAAAGGGGGGGAGTCTAATATGTATTTGTATTGGAAGTATGTGATTGTAAAGTGAACTTTTGAAAACTGCGaacttttgaaaactgaaaataaaattaaaaacaataataaattctTGCAATTAAGAAACTCTGCTACACTTGAGCAGTGAGATAACTCAGTCTAATCCCTTGCAAAGCTCCCTTGCAAGACCTCAGCTGTGTGAGCAGCCCAGGATTAGGAAAGCTACCTAAACGACCAGCTGCAACTCTTGGCAACGAGTTGAGATGTGGGGATGGCCTGATATACTGATTTCCTTTGAACTTGCGTGCTCACCTTAACTCCAGAGGTTATTACCTTATTTGGCAATAAATTGTTTAGGAAGAATCCTGGGGGAAAAGCTGAGCCAGGGGACAATGTTTGTGAGATTCAGCCTGAAATTTGGGCACCTCCCAGGCAGGGCAGAAGTGTTGGAGGGCATGAATGAACACCAGAAGAGCCCGgtgtctggatcaggccaaaggggacctATCTGGCCCAatctcctgttcccacagtgggcaACTGGGTGCCCCAGTGGGAATCCCGCAAGCGAGGACCTGAGATCAATAGCCTTctgaactaatgtgatttgaacaatgtgatgtgattggcctgttaataaaaattattattaaaaaaaagaagagatcaATAGCCTTCTCCCGACTTGTGATGCTTTCAAGGGGAATTCAGTTAGTTCCCCAGTGCTGGAATAGCGCATCGTCATTACAACCAGTAGTGTTAAGTAAAGAGGAGGATTGTTATGAGAAGATACTGAATTATTtgagtaggtttgaacaatttggggcaattaaaatgttaaaagttaaataaaccttgtggaaggaggagtgttaaggtatatggaagtgtacatatggttaacttgaatatgttattattgaatatgtatattattgaatattgcatACCCAATGTATCAGACGCCTGGGggatttcactgtttgtgttttggtggttggtaaaaaataaaatagaaaaaaaaattagGAAAAAAAAAGTTCCACGAATTTGCCCGCATGCCTTTCAAAGCGACCCCAGTCGTGACCGTTGCTATATACTGTGGGAGCAAAATTTCATAGTTCCAACTAagtgctgtgtgaaaaagtccTTCCTCTTGCCTCTCCTGAATTTCTTCAGCTACATGGGGCGGAGGCTGCGGCCATTTTGTGCTTCTAGAAGAGGGCTCAAAATAGCCGACATCTCCTGGGTTCCAGGCCTAATAGATCTCCTGGTTCCTGCCAGGGGTTGATTACGGCCTTGGGGAGCctcaacctttctctctctctctcttatttcccTCGTTTCCAGGCCTGAGTGAACATGAAGCTGAACGAGCGGAGCTTGGCCTTCTATGCCACCTGCGATGCCCCGGCGGACAACGCCGGCTTCCTCTACAAGAAGGGCGAGAGGAACACGGCCTACCACCGCCGCTGGTTTGTGCTGAGGGGAAACATGCTCTTCTACTTTGAGGACCGGGAGAGCCGGGAGCCGGTGGGGGTGGTCATCCTGGAGGGCTGCACAGTGGAGCTGTGCGAGTCCACGGAAGAGTTCGCCTTCGCCATCCGCTTTGACTGCGCCAAGTCCCGCACCTACGTCCTGGCGGCGGAGAGCCAGGCCGCCATGGAGCGCTGGGTCAAGGCCCTCTCTCGCGCCAGCTTTGGCTACCTGCGGCTGCTGGTGAGGGAGCTGGAGAAACAGCTGGAGGAAATGCAGAAGGCCTCTTCCGGCTGCCACCGGGTCCAGCGGAGGGCGCCGCTTTACCGGAAGAACAAAATGGCGCTGAATTCACAGGACTTGCTCCCGGAGAAGCCGCCTGTCCCGATTTGCATCCCGGCAAAAGAAAATGGCTGCGCCCTCTGGTACAACTCCGAAGGCCCAACCAGCCTGCCGGCGGGGTACCCCCAAGCCAACTCCTGGGGCACCAGGACCTGTGGGGAGGACAGCTTTGATGGGGGTCTGAAGCCCCCACCGCTGCCTCCTCGAAGGAGGGCTCTCTCGGGCAATTCCTGTAGTTCAGAGGGCCCTGGCAGCCCAAGCTGCTTTTCCAGACTCCATGACTCGTACAGAAGGGAAGTCCTGGAGCTGAGAAGGGCATGGCTGGAGGGACAAAAGGATGGAGGGCTCTGAGGATCTCCTTGGCAGCGGGGGCACCTTGGGAGAGGCCAATGAATGGAGACCTTGGCTGCTGTAGATAACACTCAGCTCCTGGAAACCCTGCGCTCTGCCTGCCGTTGCGCCAGCTCAAATTTTCCCATTGCCTTTAAAACCTGGGCCAGTTGCTTTTCCACTCCTGTTCCCCCTCCACACAGTTCCTGGAAAAGACTTGCCATCCTTTTGCACCTAGAAAGCTTCAGCTTGTTAATGATAAAAAGGGATCTGACTGTCACCACCACCCAGGCCAGACTCGAACCACTGTCAGAGGTGTTGACATTTCTTACCGTggtcctcctctccttcctggcaggggCTTCTGCCATTGAGACGGATGTCTGCTGTTACCAAACACTGGGTTGGGCACAGTTTGGGGCGGTGGGAGAGCATTCTGACCAGGTTAAGCAGTGGGATCAGATGGTTTGGGCCAGCTCTCCACCAAAGGGAAGGCAGAGACATCTACACGAACCATCCCGGTTCTGACATCATGGCGGGGCTGGTTTGGAAAAGGTCGCCATCGTTTTACTTGCTGTCTCCTGGGATTCTTCCATCTTGCATCAAGCACTGCCAGGTGTTGGGTGTTCCTGGTTTGTCATTGGTTAAAGTAGAGGCACCTGAGCATACAGGTGTGAGAGAGGCCTTCGGGGCCCCTTCATTCTGCATGCTCCTCTTAACTCAGTTTCACCTTTGAATGGCACTGGTTTAGGTGGCGTTAAGACTACGGTTACACTACAATTGTAAATGGGTTTAATACtcaacctcccccctcccaaatatgACCTTGGGGAAATGTCCACTAAGAGTCTGAAATAAAGGgcagctgtcaacattttccccTGGTGCTCTGACAATCAAAACCCAAGATGCATGATTAATGAGTCAGACACGGCTGCAATATGGAAGGAGCAGGCTGTGTTTATTTGCAGAAGAACAAAGTCTGTGTCCTGCCATAGAAAAATACTGGGCTGCATCCATTGCTAGTCCTGCTCAGGGGAGACATTTTGGAATGGATGGACACGACTTAACTTGGGGCCATTAATTTaaaggggtctactctgagtagcccTTAGGCTGCATTCACCCAGCAGTTAGTTCCAATTTCCCTAATATTTCCATTACTGTTAATTTCTGTATCATATTCCAGCTTTTGCGTGACATAAAAGGCACTTCTGAAATATAGTGGAATATGGAGCCAGTTTAGCGCTCATCTCTCTGCTATCTGTGATTCAGAAAAATTCATTTGCTTGCAGGAAAAAATCCTTCTGCAGGTAACATGGAAATGTGTGCTATATTTGTTCCATATTATGCTATGTTTCCGGAAGTAGCTTTTACGTTGAGTGAAAGCTCAAACGTAATGCAGAACCTAGCAGTTAAGGAAATGTCGTGGAAATTGAATAAACAGCAGTGTGGATGGATTCAGCCTTTGTTGGCTCCAACCTGTTGTCTGCACTGCTTCTGTTAACTTATGAAGTTTCCCCTTTCTTTTGTAAAAGATTTCCTCGGCCTTGACCATCACCCCATTTACCATTTTATAAAGCCTGTTTGAAGGGCAAAGAATCTTTCTTGAACTAGAGCCATCAAGACAGTGCTGAGAGGGAATCTTTGCGATCTCATTTTACAGAAATGGAGTTGAGTGAGTTGCCCCAAAATGtacatgttttgtgtgtgtgttcgcaGGGGACGCTCAGCTGGCTCTTGTGATGAGGAAACAAGAGGCACAGCTTCGTGTATGTTCATTTCTCCTTTACTCTTCATTGCTAAAGAGGGAGCGGCAGCATAGCAtagcggttagagtgtcagggtttcagacaaaggaCATTCCCGGCCTTGCCTGGAGATATTGGGGGTTGAACCAGGACCTGTCCAGCTCTGCCACTGGACTACAGCTCTTCCCCTCAAAATGAAGTAAGTTCCTAGGCCTCATGGCTGTTGATAAGGAGCTGAGTgaaataggagcataggaagctgtcttgctCCAAACCACATCACTGGTTCATCTCGTTCCATGTTGTCCAAGCTGCAGTGGCTATCAAGTATTTCAGGCACAGGCTCCCTGGGCCTTACCAGGAAATGCTACAgactgaaccttggaccttctccAGAGATCACGTTCCTGCTTTTCATGTTTACAAATGGCAGCGCAATGCGGCGTGGGAAATTGCATTGGTAAAAGTGACTGGAAGAGGAAAGAAATGCCATCTTGGGTGGGGAATCAGGCAATCATTTTCAAACTTCAGCCAAAAAGAGGAGGCGTCGTACGGCACCTCCTAAGCTATTTTCCCAGTCTGGGCTTTTCTTCTACAGCTGTTCCTCGAGTCAGGTTTGTGTGAAGTGGGGTTCCTGTGAAACCAGCTTTGTTTATGTGTTCCTGTGGGTATGTATAATCTATCACTTCTCTGTTCCTGCTTCCTTCTGATGAACTCGGCTACCACAGACTGTAAAAATAGAACGGAGTATGTGCACCCCTCTGTCAGCCTCCGATCTTGCATTATGGGATAGGGGAAGGAGGCGTCCTCCGCATTTCTGGTTGGTACTGtccaaaaaaatgcatttaggCAAACGAAAATAGGATGCAGCTTACGAGCTAATACTGATCATGTCTAGTTCGGCATTACCTGCACGGACTAGCAGCTGCGCTCTGggggtttcaagcaggggtctGTTTGCAGACCTACCTGTGCTTGGGGTTTGAACCTGCCGGTGGGTTTCTGAAAAGCTCCACAGCTAAGGTCTTGGGCGGGGTTTCTtctcaaaaagaaaaggggagacaAGGACAGGCTTCCTTGCGACAACCCAGCTTGCCCACAACTACTGGCTTGCAGCTGTGGGAGGCTGGGTGCCTGGTGCTTGGAGGCAGGTTTGGGGATGCCTTGTGTCGAAAGTGCAGGCAGCTCTTTAAGGACAGAGGGCATATTTTTGCCACTGAAAGAGGAGAATGCAATTTTGTCACTCGGTGTCTCCAGCCACAAGAGTCAGTAGGAAGCAATTGGTGCATTGTGCCAGCTTTcgtcaacctggtaccctccagatgttttgggctacaacagcatgctggctggggcgctttagtccaaaacatctcagGGTGCCAGGTTTGCAAAGGCTGGCACTATGGCAAAAGGTTAAgtcttctgcccccccccttgcGATTATTTATGCTTGAGCATGCTCCAGAGGGCACAACCTTCCTCACTAGATCTTGCCGCCTTGCTTTCAGTGATTCCAAATTCATTGCTGTGTCCAAACAGTGTGCTAGTTGCAGGTTGGATGTGACAATTCATTTCCCTCAAGTCCCCTTGAGCTACCTGGCAGTTGTGCCAGTCACATTCCCTGACAAGTCATGCAGTGAGAATTCGCACAACAAGGCAAAACCAGTTTGGAACTTGATTTCGCTGCCATGGCTTTCTGTTCCCTCAACTAGGGCCTTGAGGAATCTTTGGATAAGTCTtggggatggaagagaaattaggtttggtttgcattttaatgcagacCTAGCTAATTCATGCTTCCTGCAACCACCTGGGACATGAAGTGAagcgatttttttttattaaaaatggtGCATTTCATAATTTGGGGTTGCAGTTCTCGAACCAaaagatgtgtacaaaaataactTGAGGGAAAAGTGTGCCAAAGGAAATGCATACATTGGTAAAAgcgacatacaaaaatgtgtattatgGGATATCACATGAAAAATATGTATTCTGGGGggaatgtgcactaaaatgccgCTGAATTTTTGtgagcccttaaaaaaaaagctgatgCAAGGATGTGAACTGAATTTGAGATTGTTCATCAACGTCTCTTGCTTCTCCTTTGAAACCTGTTTAAATTTGGTACTGTTGGTGAATGGCTGCCTCAGAGAGATGGATGCTACCCAGAGAGATGGATGCTACCCAAAAGAACCCTCTGCACTCCCCTAGAGCTGTAATTTGGCACCTCATTTTCACAGGTGATACTTGTGCTTTGGGGCTGTCATGGCAAGCACCCAGTGTTGTATCATATTTCTGATTAAGAAACAGAATTAAAGATTTCCACTGAATAATTGAGGTGCAACGTGTTGAGCCTGTGTTTTCCTCTTTCACAACCCAAGGAGCCTCTCCAAGCACAGTTGAGGGTGTCCAATTCATGCCCGAGCTGCCTGTGTGCTTTGCTCGAAGCCCTTTTCCGTTCCAGATAAAAACCACAAGTGTAAACATTTTGCAGCCGGTCAGAAATTGCTTCCGAGTTCCCAGAGCAAATCGAAACAAGGCAAGAGGCTGGGTGAGCTGGCGAGGCACAAAGAGTTGCAATCTTGCTGCACCACACCTTCTCCAGGGTTTGTTGATGGTGACCCAATTCAGCAGAAGGTGGGGCAGCTCTCGGTGGAAGGCAGCAACGAGGAAAACAGCGATTGAGTAACAGAGACAGACAAAGCAGTTGGGCCGCACCGACCTATTTCTCCACGTGTTTTGCTGAATTGTCAGTGTACTTCCACAACAGAAAGCTGTTGCCAGAGCTTGCTGTGAGCAGTAGAGAAGCTTGGGTACCACTTGCAAATGAAGACCATCTTTGGTGCccgtggaggaaaggcaggatatagacATCATAGAATTACTTTTGCTTGAGTTCCTTTGGCCTTTCTTCCCATCACCTAGTGCAGGAAGGCACAGGGCACAGACTTCATTCATCTAGCAGGGCAGCAGTGGACAAAAAAAGGAGATCAACACAATAAACTGAGACACCAAGCCAAGATGTTATacaatttcattattattattatttttagtggcT contains:
- the PHETA1 gene encoding sesquipedalian-1; the protein is MKLNERSLAFYATCDAPADNAGFLYKKGERNTAYHRRWFVLRGNMLFYFEDRESREPVGVVILEGCTVELCESTEEFAFAIRFDCAKSRTYVLAAESQAAMERWVKALSRASFGYLRLLVRELEKQLEEMQKASSGCHRVQRRAPLYRKNKMALNSQDLLPEKPPVPICIPAKENGCALWYNSEGPTSLPAGYPQANSWGTRTCGEDSFDGGLKPPPLPPRRRALSGNSCSSEGPGSPSCFSRLHDSYRREVLELRRAWLEGQKDGGL